From a region of the Manduca sexta isolate Smith_Timp_Sample1 chromosome 19, JHU_Msex_v1.0, whole genome shotgun sequence genome:
- the LOC115441967 gene encoding uncharacterized protein LOC115441967: MAILQSVILLVSALFVVSEASYAVHQTKCNSKDSECLKNYFQEVVWEAAKNGLPEVGIPILDPAEIKDYHVSVPGWLSFDFDGVGQGMKSCFLNKFWMNFEKRYASMEIICDLQMKGHYKLFSNSSLIRNLLDGDTLHGDGNGGLKFEKMKMSFDFRFKVEQRGGNHYLNIDSQSSKFNVDILRGASFTADNLYLGDVEASATIMRVMNQHWKLIMDGTALPFMYKIKGLFYDLTQKYFNNVPVKNYLNDDVWKYVVT; this comes from the exons CTGTGCATCAAACAAAATGTAACAGCAAAGACAGTGAGTGCCTCAAAAACTACTTCCAGGAGGTAGTGTGGGAAGCCGCTAAAAATGGTTTGCCAGAGGTGGGCATCCCAATTCTCGACCCGGCAGAAATTAAAGACTACCACGTTTCAGTTCCTGGTTGGCTTAGTTTCGATTTCGATGGTGTTGGTCAGGGAATGAAGAGTTGCTTCCTTAACAAATTCTG GATGAACTTTGAGAAACGGTATGCCTCTATGGAGATAATCTGCGATCTCCAAATGAAGGGTCACTACAAATTATTCTCAAACAGTTCCCTAATCAGAAATTTACTAGACGGTGATACACTTCACGGCGACGGGAACGGTGGATTGAAATTCg AGAAAATGAAGATGTCATTTGACTTCCGCTTCAAGGTTGAACAGCGTGGAGGAAACCATTACCTTAACATCGACTCCCAGAGCTCGAAATTCAACGTCGATATTCTGCGGGGAGCAAGCTTTACCGCTGACAACCTTTATTTAGGCGACGTAGAAGcaa GCGCCACTATCATGAGGGTGATGAATCAACACTGGAAGCTGATCATGGACGGAACTGCTCTCCCATTCATGTACAAGATCAAGGGTCTCTTCTACGACTTGActcaaaaatactttaacaacGTTCCAGTCAAAAATTATCTCAATGATGACGTGTGGAAGTACGTCGTTACGTAA